Genomic segment of Thunnus thynnus chromosome 21, fThuThy2.1, whole genome shotgun sequence:
ATTTGTGATCCTGTTCAAATAACTGTCAAAGGTaagagagttttgtttttttcagtcatattgTTGATTAGAATAAAAAGGAAATCAGTTGCAGCTTTGGTCTGAACAGCAAACACCATGGCCCTAACCTTTACTGTGAAATTAAATATCTGATGTAGACTACAAAGAAAACTCAGCTGTGGTGAAATGTGAGAGAAACCAGCCTGTGAACACATAGTCATTGGTTTGAATGTCCTGACTCACAGTTGAATAATATCtgaatatttatacatttaatatGTATCAAGTTATTTCAAATCCTCCATATTCATTGAGGGACAAAGTCCAAATGAATCAGTCTTAGTTTGTTTAAGTCACTGATTTTGACAGTTACTGTCTCAATAAATGCTCACAATACTCAACAACCTCTGACAGATTCATGTCCCATGATGTGGTTTTTACAAATGGGTAAAAATTAGCTGTAAAATAACTAACACtgacatgtagtgtaaagtCTGTCTTTGATTTTAAACCACAGATTCTCCTCCGAGCCCCATAATTGAAATCTCAGGTgagctgaaggagaaggagtCTGTCACTATAACCTGCTCAGCTTTCACTCCCTGTCCACACTCCCCTCCTAAACTCACCTGGAATCTCCAACAAGACGCTCACAACAAAATAGAGGAAAACGCAAATCAAACCTTTACGACTAAAATCCAGACGACCATCACTCTGTCTGACAAGCACGATGGATACAACATCACCTGTTCTTCCAACTACTCTGTGAATGAAGGACAAAATGCTAAGTCAGCAAAGGAAAAAGTGACTCTCAGTGTTTCATGTAAGGCAACCAGAGTTTGTTATTGGATCCTGTCAAAACATGATGATTCATGGGATGTCAGctgatttttaatgaataaaaataatcacattttcttcagatGCTCCCAAAGACACCTTAGCGAGGATCAGTCCATCAGGTTCGGTGTCACCAGGTAGCTGGGTGAACCTGACCTGCTCTAGCAGAGCCAAACCTGCTGCCAACTTCACCTGGTTCAACATCAGCAAAGATGGAACCATGAAAGTATCTGAAGGAGACTTTTACAGCTTCAATGTGACAGATGGAGGAGTTTATCACTGTGTGGCCACAAATGATCTTGGTAATCAGACGTCAGAGATCCATCTGACTATTAAAGGTAAATGCAGGACTGTACTGAATCCAGTTACTTTCATTAATGAAAAGTGGGACTTGTGTATGTTATATCTCTTCATGcttatattgcttttatttctaTAAGCAGATGGGTCTTTGACGCTGGGGGCACTTCTTGGAGGAATCTTTGTGATCATCTGCCtggttgtctgtgtgtggtgaGTATCACAAATTATAGCAGCTAAAATGACTCAGTTTCTGGCTCTTAAATTCCAGCCAAGCCCACGCTGACGATAAGAAACAGACTAGCTTGTGGTCTGTTATTTCTTTACGTGTCTGGAGATCAacttttctgatatttcctctACATACCGATGAAAGTGTTTAACTCTGTGGTCTGAAAAAAGACATCAGAAGCATCACACTCACATTTCAATCTGGATTTTTCAttgatgtttccttttttttttttttctcattgtaCAGCACTCTCATGTTTTTCAAGCGGTCCAAGTCAACGCATCCAACTCCACAACAGACTGAGGTGGGAAAATACTAAAACATTACTGTACAGTAATGCACTGTGTGTTGTgagcattttaaaaatgctcacagtgacagtgagcTCAGTCCAGATGATTTCACAAGTCTGTGTGGGAAAGACAGAAGACTGAgttaaatgtgaagaaatgcaacaaatgtgacaaaacatcCTCTTACAAATACACTAAGGTGGAAGGTGGAAGACTACGCAACCCACATGAGAGCAGACAATTTATCGTTTAGCTCTTTCTTGAAACAACATACGTTTTGTTGCTGTGATAATCTGTGATTATATGTGATTATTCTGATCTTTAGTGAGAGAATGAGGTGACATTTAGAGGCTGAAACTCC
This window contains:
- the LOC137173697 gene encoding V-set and immunoglobulin domain-containing protein 1-like isoform X1; its protein translation is MWACWVMRFMAALSTKMLTDNMLLSVFFLTGALAACSDDSGLFITAPLEIEALSGSCLQISCNFSGRPGQTFDGRRTTIGVWIINDHSFKSYPENVIFNSSQTVNTYPMNITGNLSQKNCTTLFSSLNTTYTDKYFFRFENKPFMATAICDPVQITVKDSPPSPIIEISGELKEKESVTITCSAFTPCPHSPPKLTWNLQQDAHNKIEENANQTFTTKIQTTITLSDKHDGYNITCSSNYSVNEGQNAKSAKEKVTLSVSYAPKDTLARISPSGSVSPGSWVNLTCSSRAKPAANFTWFNISKDGTMKVSEGDFYSFNVTDGGVYHCVATNDLGNQTSEIHLTIKADGSLTLGALLGGIFVIICLVVCVCTLMFFKRSKSTHPTPQQTESQTGEEKPAKTEEEQIHYGEISFSKRRPGPSSDSAQDSGQQQDTVYAQVKASKPTNSLAQTVDGPEDLYATVKKK
- the LOC137173697 gene encoding V-set and immunoglobulin domain-containing protein 1-like isoform X2 gives rise to the protein MWACWVMRFMAALSTKMLTDNMLLSVFFLTGALAACSDDSGLFITAPLEIEALSGSCLQISCNFSGRPGQTFDGRRTTIGVWIINDHSFKSYPENVIFNSSQTVNTYPMNITGNLSQKNCTTLFSSLNTTYTDKYFFRFENKPFMATAICDPVQITVKDSPPSPIIEISGELKEKESVTITCSAFTPCPHSPPKLTWNLQQDAHNKIEENANQTFTTKIQTTITLSDKHDGYNITCSSNYSVNEGQNAKSAKEKVTLSVSYAPKDTLARISPSGSVSPGSWVNLTCSSRAKPAANFTWFNISKDGTMKVSEGDFYSFNVTDGGVYHCVATNDLGNQTSEIHLTIKDGSLTLGALLGGIFVIICLVVCVCTLMFFKRSKSTHPTPQQTESQTGEEKPAKTEEEQIHYGEISFSKRRPGPSSDSAQDSGQQQDTVYAQVKASKPTNSLAQTVDGPEDLYATVKKK